The proteins below are encoded in one region of Styela clava chromosome 4, kaStyClav1.hap1.2, whole genome shotgun sequence:
- the LOC120327164 gene encoding uncharacterized protein LOC120327164 isoform X3 yields MIFKNEDQVSTLDPVATSNTTIPSHESDVNIQTDWMALFWERMRGASWRSFINFMTNGNCCQIGASAKRQEQLESPQKSKLSGFLSEDIKKFRSLPDVRDPMLFTWEGFVEKLRWVGSAINEFLDQDSAEYDEIPPGSISESANIMQTDASQVDNESPSEETASTGSFRSSERSSINEDEKKNIQGEKIHEKRNALSSFRHKVAKRSSTIAGMGPINGIFDIKDVGIKSIPELIEIDKQVPVSKTEVPDVVDEINEKESDVETKKKRLRHIAITGGIGYGKTTLLRRFTRMALDNNVLVGDAEKDEPTSGFNPFSGKGSFDFFHFISVKDLPHVRCTPVQLLFRSLLGNLTEEEAKAGCEWLKSSNKKILLVIDGLDEQGWSFKAEFDQMDYNDTASAECIIANILGGHLFPDAFLLTTCNESVLQFFNENLRPDKILALNGLEEDDIVKIFKSISDASNKNAIKNIDAESMSTCSTPLYLVMNSLIASQERSVKVASGPTVILNLIRLFVYEKFSNNPNITFILKRLKQTAYTMTMSHRYRFREDQIIDIGISLEDIRDLLIVTAQGKKSKRKGNYTEMQFSHMAIQKTLCALHVCSMSAKSFCMFVTNHLALPPFSFIRKVICAIILNSSTRQKYQQIVKDFLRKMLSSDTSPRHKIEILSALSECDESTFRALDKDFSKISVSDITLAPSDLNSLSKVITNSGRIDLLDLTSCYLDDKNIDTLWSLIKTGKAKIRKLCLKENGYLEFACNSFGKLVDHCFVEEVDISDCDLDKSKVRHLQKAFKHNVELDGLILNNNPHLGKAGVEIIGELVHNCGLEKIGFGNCAITPKSLSRFQRGLKGTKFRKLDLSSNPYMEIRGLEKVGEILHECRVQELNISNCQLKDKEIRKFQIALKSAKMTVLDISSKTYRDATEHNIIAISRLLGHVSKEIKMKNWDISEKAFTMLQENMNSAALPDLKITFGTDGQQVVMARK; encoded by the exons ATGATATTCAAGAATGAAGATCAAGTTTCCACGTTAGATCCAGTTGCCACAAGTAACACTACTATTCCCTCGCACGAAAGTG ATGTGAATATCCAGACGGACTGGATGGCATTATTCTGGGAAAGAATGAGAGGAGCCAGTTGGAGGTCTTTCATAAATTTTATGACTAATGGTAATTGTTGCCAAATAGGAGCCTCAGCCAAAAGACAGGAACAACTAGAGTCTCCACAAAAAAGTAAACTATCCGGATTCCTATCCGAAGACATAAAGAAATTTCGATCGCTACCAGATGTACGAGACCCGATGCTTTTTACATGGGAAG GATTCGTTGAAAAATTACGTTGGGTTGGGTCGGCCATCAATGAGTTTTTAGACCAGGATTCTGCGGAATATGATGAAATTCCACCTGGATCAATATCGGAATCAGCGAACATCATGCAGACCGATGCTTCACAAGTAGATAACGAATCACCTTCCG aAGAAACTGCATCAACTGGGTCTTTTCGTTCATCAGAACGATCTTCTAttaatgaagatgaaaaaaagaATATTCAAGGAGAAAAAATCCATG aaaaaagaaaCGCTCTCTCCAGTTTTCGTCACAAAGTTGCGAAAAGGTCATCAACAATTGCAGGGATGGGCCCCATAAACGGAATATTTGATATTAAAGATGTCGGAATTAAAAGCATTCCTGAGCTTATTGAAATTGATAAGCAAGTCCCTGTTTCCAAAACGGAAGTACCAGATGTTGTTGAtgaaataaacgaaaaagaaTCAGATGTAgagacaaaaaagaaaagattgagACATATTGCAATTACGGGTGGAATCGGATATGGAAAGACAACTCTCCTGAGACGTTTCACAAGGATGGCATTAGATAACAATGTATTGGTTGGTGATGCGGAAAAGGATGAACCAACTTCCGGTTTTAATCCTTTTTCGGGGAAGGgttcatttgatttttttcatttcatttctgTAAAGGATCTACCGCATGTGCGGTGCACACCTGTTCAACTTTtgtttcgatcacttttgggtaACTTAACAGAAGAAGAAGCAAAGGCTGGATGTGAATGGCTGAAATCTTCAAACAAGAAAATTCTACTAGTGATTGATGGTTTAGATGAGCAGGGGTGGAGTTTTAAAGCTGAATTTGATCAAATGGATTACAACGACACCGCAAGCGCAGAATGCATCATTGCAAATATCCTTGGTGGCCATCTATTTCCCGATGCATTTTTGTTAACTACGTGTAATGAATCAGTACTACAATTCTTTAACGAGAATTTACGACCTGATAAGATTTTAGCACTCAATGGTTTAGAAGAAGATGATATTGTAAAGATTTTTAAATCTATATCGGATGCATCGaataaaaatgcaataaaaaatatagacGCTGAATCAATGTCAACTTGTTCTACACCACTGTATCTGGTAATGAATTCGTTGATTGCGAGTCAAGAAAGAAGCGTCAAAGTTGCATCTGGGCCAACAGTTATATTGAATTTAATACGATTATTTGTTTATGAAAAGTTTTCTAACAACCCAAATATCACATTCATCCTCAAGAGACTGAAGCAAACGGCCTACACGATGACTATGTCACATAGGTATCGTTTCAGAGAAGATCAAATCATTGACATTGGAATATCTCTTGAAGATATCCGAGATCTATTAATAGTAACCGCTCAAGGAAAAAAGTCTAAAAGAAAAGGCAATTACACAGAAATGCAATTTTCTCACATGGCCATCCAAAAAACACTTTGCGCTTTACATGTTTGCTCGATGAGCGCAAAAAGCTTTTGTATGTTCGTCACAAATCATTTGGCTCTACCGCCTTTCTCTTTCATCAGAAAAGTGATATGTGCCATTATTCTCAATTCATCAACGCGGCAAAAATATCAGCAGATCGTAAAAG ATTTTCTACGAAAAATGTTGTCGTCTGATACCTCACCAAGACACAAGATTGAAATACTTTCCGCGTTGAGTGAGTGTGATGAGAGTACTTTTCGGGCTCTAGATAAAGATTTCAGCAAGATATCTGTATCAGATATTACTCTCGCTCCGTCAGACTTAAACAGCTTATCGAAAGTCATCACAAACTCTGGTCGAATTGATTTACTTGATCTCACAAGCTGTTACCTGGATGACAAAAATATTGACACACTGTGGAGTTTGATAAAAActggtaaagcaaag ATTCGGAAACTATGTCTCAAAGAAAACGGTTATCTTGAGTTTGCTTGTAACTCTTTTGGAAAACTTGTAGATCATTGCTTTGTGGAAGAAGTTGATATCAGCGATTGTGATTTGGACAAAAGCAAAGTTAGACATTTGCAAAAAGCTTTCAAACACAATGTTGAG CTTGATGGACTTATCCTCAACAACAATCCGCACCTAGGCAAAGCAGGAGTCGAAATTATAGGAGAACTTGTGCATAACTGTGGCCTCGAAAAAATTGGATTCGGTAATTGTGCTATAACACCGAAAAGTCTGTCTCGATTTCAAAGAGGATTGAAAGGAACAAAG TTTAGAAAATTGGACCTCAGCTCAAATCCATACATGGAAATTCGCGGCTTAGAAAAGGTTGGAGAAATACTACATGAATGTCGCGTTCAAGAATTGAACATCAGTAACTGTCAGCTAAAAGACAAGGAAATAAGAAAGTTTCAAATAGCTCTCAAGTCGGCTAAA ATGACAGTATTGGATATTAGCTCTAAAACTTATCGTGATGCTACGGAACACAATATAATTGCTATATCGCGACTCTTGGGTCACGTTAGTAAAGAAATCAAAATGAAGAATTGGGATATTTCGGAAAAAGCTTTCACCATGTTACAAGAAAATATGAATTCAGCAGCATTACCG GATCTTAAAATAACTTTTGGAACAGATGGACAACAAGTTGTTATGGCTCGTAAATAA